DNA sequence from the Sphaeramia orbicularis chromosome 13, fSphaOr1.1, whole genome shotgun sequence genome:
agtaaaataatataataacatgtaaataatgacaacgacaaattttcttcttggttcaatgtgaaaaaataacattacactatgaaaatatttccatctttcatcaataaaatgtgaaaaacctgaacaaatatgaacagcatgaaatgtctaaagaaaattatgcTTTTATGCTTTTAAttatattctgcttgttattaaatgttttgtgtatttgtagatccactgtgatctgtaagttgtgttaataataagctgagacgtaatattgtagaaattgttcaaaattttaacaatattatgcctgcttattaatgtttgtgtaacactgtgtgtaatgtacatgtataaattataagttgaggcataatattgttaaaattgcatttatttttctaatgaaatttcagttttttcaagttattcacatgttttttgtgaaagaataatttgtaaatgtaaatattttcatgatgtaacGTGTTTATCGCACttaaacaaggagaaaaatttatttataggttattatgttgttattttactggtctggtccacttgagatcagattgggctgaatgtggaactggttTAATTACATAACAAAATCTGTCAAAGTCTTTAAAAGTAAAACACCCTGCCCTTCGTTACGTGAAAAACTCGAACACAGATGGGTGTTTTAGGACGGCGGTGGAATCCCAACATCACAGAGCCCTTCAGGCATGACCCGACATCCCATAATTCACAGGATTTGTGACTGATAACAGGCCACTGCTTGAGAAAGAGGACGCAGAGGTGCAGAGGGCGAACGCTCCCAAAACCAACAATTTCCATCAGCTGTGTGTTTCCAAAGATGAGGAATGCACGACAACAGCTCGTGTCCTGAGTCCCAGTGAAAACGTCCTGAACGGCCTCAGATCCTCCAGCCACACactcattttcatgtcatttgggGGAAGCAGACCCTTCTTTGTAAACACTGGGGATTCTTGGAGTGTTTTCATCATTCGTCCTCTGGCGTTTTGAAGGGACGGTTGTAAATCTCCCACCGCCCTCATTCCTCTCCCCTCCCTTCCCTTCGCCTTCGTCCTGATAACGGCCTCTGTTTTCATGGGTTTGAACTCTCTGATCATCTGTTTGTCTTCTGTTCTTTTCActcattttctttgtcttttttttagtatCATTTGACATTCATAAAGTCTTGTTTTAGTTGGCTGAAACTTTTCTAATATGAGGATTTGGTCTGTTTTCTTGTTATAATTTGAATATTTTTAGgattattggttgaattaaaCTAGATAAGGCCGATATTAAACCGGAAAAAGCAACTGGGAATTCACTTTTGACTTTATTGGAGACCAGGAAAACTGAATATCTGtgtcaaaatattaaataacgtTGAATTgaatattaacctttatttaaccaggaaaaacagacaacagcagcagaagttacagaaaatagaagTTACAGCCCTTCATCCACCctaaaaacacataataaaactcagttctaaaaccgtacataaaacattaaactaATACCGTACTCAGCTCCTGCCTCGTCCTGAAAACTGCTTCTGGTTTCATGGGTTTGAACTCTCTGATCATTTGTTTGTCTTCTGTTCTTTTcacagattttcttttctttcttttttttttttgtcatttgacaTTTATAGAGTCTTGTTTTAGTTGGCTGAAACTTTTCTAATATGAGGATTTGGTCTGTTTTATTGTTGTAAGTTGAATATTTTTAgaattattggttgaattaaaCCAGATGAGACCGATATTAAACTGGAAAAAGCAACTGGGAATTCACTTTTGACTTTATTAGAGACCAGGAAACCTGAATATCTgtcaaaatatgaaataacattgAACTGAAttcattaacctttatttaaccaggaaaaacggacaacagcagcagaagttacagaaaatagcAGTTACAGCCATTCATCCAccctaaaaacacataaaacacataataaaagtcagttctaaaaccgtacataaaatattaaactaATACCGTACTCAGCTCCTGCCTCATCCTTAAAACTGCCTCTGGTTTCATGGGTTTGAACTGTTCTCTGATCATCTGTTTGTCTTCTGTTCTTTTCACAGATCAGCAGCAGATCAAAATACCTTCATCTTGTTGCTCCTCCGGGGGATAAAGCCGAGGTTTTGTGTGGATCTGGTGTTTCTGTACAAGAGGGAAACAGAAGGAGCAGGTCTGAGGTcaaggccccccccccccccccaacccccccagaGTCACATGTCAGTGTGAGGCACAACCCCCGAGGTTGCTATCGCTACACAGTCCGACCTAAATACTTGGATCCTCAGTTGGAGGAGCTACAGGCTGCGCTTCACTCCTCAGGACATCACTGTGTGTTTGCTTTGTGGAGTTTTCAGAGACGCCGTCGTCCCCACAGAGACAGAGACCAGGAAACGTCCCCTTCCAGAGCACCATGCCGGCAAAGACGCCCATGTACCTAAAAACTACAACACCCAAGAAAGGGAAGAAACTGAGGCTTCGGGACGTCCTGTCAGGAGACATGATCAGCCCGCCTCTGGGCGACGTCCGCCACAGCGCCCACGTGGGACCTGAGGGCGAGGGCGACATGTTTGGAGACGTGGGCTTCCTTCAGGGGAAGATGGACATGCTGCCGACGCTGAGTCGAGCGCAGAACGGGCGCTCGCACAGCGTGGACCGACACCAGGACGAGGGCTTCGGCGCCAAACCGGACCCACATGACTACTCGTACAACGGCTTCCACTACCAGCACAGCGCCGCGGGGCTGCTGAAGACCACCATCTCCATGCCCGTGTTCATCGCTCACGAACAGGCCCCGCCCAAACCGCCACGCCTCCACCTGGGCGACCCCTCCCCCCCCTCACAAAACGCAGAGTCGGGCCACAGGCAGGCTCCGAGCGGCGGTCAAGACCCGAGTGTGACGCTGTATGAGAACAGCGTGGTGGGACACTTCGCCTCCGAGCCCTGCCGGAACATCTCCCTGTCCCCCACCATCCGCAAACTTGTCCCCTCCTCCGGGTCCTTCTCCGAGGTCTCCTCTGATGACTCCTTATCGGAGACCTGCGGGCCCCTGGACGTTCGCCGGGGCCTCAGTCTGGACTCGGACGCCGGTCTGAGTAACGAGGACCTGAGGAGCGAACGCAGCGAGTCCCCGTGCACCCCCTTCCTCACGGCGCCGTCCAGTGTGTCCCGATCTGACTCTATGGCCGGGTTAGACCTGGACCTGGGGCCGTCGATCCTGGACGACGTCCTGGGCATCATGGACCGCTACAAGACCGTGGACGACCGCTGTGAGCTGTGAGCGTGGACGTACGATGAGCTGTACATACGGGGTTTATACCCGGTTTAAAGGGTCAACGTGTGTTTACGTGATCTTTGTGTTTGAGTCTGTTTAGTCGTTTTGCCTCCGTTTCTGAATTAACATCATCATCTATTTGAGGTTAAGTTTCTGTCCACCACTATGCTGGCATTTTGGagacagaagtgaccatatttggagaaAAGGGCGGAGATAGAGGATTGTGAGTGTGAcgtgtgagctaatgctaaactgCCACTCACTGAGGTCAAAGAGCTGTAAACTACATAAAATATTCATGTCATACAGTCATTTGAGGGTCTTGTTAGTGTAATTTAATCCATACAACTACAGACGAGTTTTTTGTCAggaaaaaatatgatttattcaataaacagaagctgcgACAGGTGAATTTGCTGAATTTAAGCCTAAATTCCAGACATCAGTCGTCTATTCAGCCTAAAATATTATGAACAGAAGAATATTTTACTGAATGACCTCAACACTTATTAGAGAATcgaaataaaatgaatgagaccagaatgactgcCTAAAAAATGGAACATTTAGAGAGAAATTCACTGGAAGTTTATGGTTTCCACTGTTTACTGGAGCAGCCTCTAGTGGCTGTCGGTGGTATTACACTTAAAGATGCTGAGGCTTCTATCTTATTGTTACGGGAAAATGTTTTGATGTATCACAGCTAATACTGAGGCAGATTTAATTAATAACACGCTAAAACATAAAATTCCAGCAGGGGAACAAACATAAGTTgcttatatttttgtattatttctaGTTTTAAGGCCCATTATGGGGTGTTTTTTTGTAACTTCCTGATCTGTCATATGATTTCTCCAGGCTCCGCCTCTTTTGAACATCAGGGGTTGATCATTGCAATGGGAGAGATGAACATGATATACAGATTATGGTCAGTTATTTCACCCtataatcaaaaaataaaatattagacCCATATTTGCAAGATTACTGAAAAGTCTGaccataaaatgacatttttcagaCTGAAAATTCAGAAGAAAACTGACTTTGTTTGATCCCTGGCAGGATCAAGCAACACAAATCTAACCTAAAAGGaggtaaaaacaagaaaataaaatgaataacagtATGATTTTGAGTGCACTTGAACAGCAAGTAACAGAAACAAGCATGATGGATAAGATTAAAACCAGAACAAGAAAATTACAAACGAAACAAGAAACAAAGAACAGGATCTGTTTTCTGACTTTAAAAAATAGGTggatttgtgtgtttatttgaatCAAATCCTTCGAGTTAGGAGTAAAACACATGATTCTGTTGTCATATTAATCTACTTGCATCCACCCACTGTAAATAAACAGCATTTTTAAGCTGATGAGGGAGTCGATAACATCAACAAACATGTTCCgatccaacacaaacttcacgtaAACACATGaatattacacattgaacctttaacacATCCTCCCAAACAGAGACTAAAGGAGGACGACGGACTGAGCTGAGGAGGGTGGAGGACATGTGACGCTAACAAAAGACTTAAAGAGCGAGGAGGCGAGTGCTGGGACGTTTGTGGACGACACGGCGGCGGCCAAGGCGACGGGCTGGACCTCAGAGCCTTCGTTAAACCTcagactgtgattttattgtttcatggGTTCTGCTGTTCGTCCACATGTCGGCTTTTTTAACGCTTCATATCCAGCACTTATAAATGTGACAGTGGGATTCAGGAGCAGCAGCTGTTTGTCTGTGGTCAGAGTCGAACTGTGCTCTGTGTTTTCTACTCAGATCCTGTTGGTCGTGGTCTGAAGACTGACCCTCGTCCAGGTCCATGTGGTCCATAATGTGGTCCAAACCTGCCTCCTAGTGCTGCTGTCTGAAATCACACATGCAGATTTCATTCTTTTAACCAGAGGAAAACACTGTCTCATACCGTTACTGTTAACAAGATGCTGCTTCGTGggtgattttcacattttttaaagactCTTCTTCACTGTCGCCTCCTCAACATTACCTGTCTGCATTATCACAGCAGCCTATTATTCAATGTCATTTatgttgtacatatatatataaatattacattaaatatatgaataaaacgtTCCTATAAAGAAACCTGTCGATCGTCTGAATATTATTCTCACACAAAGTAATTTATAATCTAGATttaataataaattaacaaactaaTTCTACATTTTTGTCTTGCTGCATCTTTTTGTGCCACTTTTTTCAACTAAATAAagtaaatttttgtatttttgccttttacattttttcctttaACTTCATTCTCATCTTTTTGTGTCTCCTATATCATCTCAGCTTCCTAAGTGTTAACTGTCTGTCACATCAGCCTATTActcaattgttttgttttatatatatgaataaataaatgttagtATATGTTCAAAATTTTCAATAGGTAGGTCTTAAATTACAGCTTATGTGTTCTCATGATAAGAGTATTGCTATCAGTTGACATAATTTTTTAcaatgaatattaaccctttcatgcattaattgtgcgaaccttagt
Encoded proteins:
- the LOC115431489 gene encoding cdc42 effector protein 2, translated to MPAKTPMYLKTTTPKKGKKLRLRDVLSGDMISPPLGDVRHSAHVGPEGEGDMFGDVGFLQGKMDMLPTLSRAQNGRSHSVDRHQDEGFGAKPDPHDYSYNGFHYQHSAAGLLKTTISMPVFIAHEQAPPKPPRLHLGDPSPPSQNAESGHRQAPSGGQDPSVTLYENSVVGHFASEPCRNISLSPTIRKLVPSSGSFSEVSSDDSLSETCGPLDVRRGLSLDSDAGLSNEDLRSERSESPCTPFLTAPSSVSRSDSMAGLDLDLGPSILDDVLGIMDRYKTVDDRCEL